One Gammaproteobacteria bacterium DNA window includes the following coding sequences:
- the ligA gene encoding NAD-dependent DNA ligase LigA, whose amino-acid sequence MCARLPGRPFGVLAGGRAARPVADESPTAVRRRAEELRRLIEHHNYLYYVLDAPEVPDAEYDRLLRELQDLEARFPDLVVSDSPTRRVGASPLETFAEVVHEVPMLSLANAFSEEEVRDFDRRVRERLGVERVDYTAETKIDGLAVSFRYEEGRLVRAATRGDGTRGEDVTANVRTVRAVPLRLRGHDLPGLLEVRAEVFMNLAGFRALNERQRERGEKTFANPRNAAAGSLRQLDPAVTGERPLTFFCYGVARCEGRELPGRHSEALRTLAGWGLRVSPEVRLVAGVEGCLAYYAELGRRREALDYEIDGVVYKVDRLDQQAALGFVSRAPRWAVAHKFPAREELTRVLAVEFQVGRTGALTPVARLEPVRVGGATVSNATLHNMDEVERKDVRVGDTVIVRRAGDVIPEVVGVLPDRRPADATPVSLPQACPECGADVVRVEGEAVARCSGGLYCPAQRKEAVRHFASRRAMDIEGLGERLVDQLVDRGLVRTVADLYALNPSQLADLERMGEKSAENLVRAIERSRRTTLARFLFALGIREVGEATARTLAGHFASLDAITAADEEALQGAPDVGPIVARHIVSFFAQPHNREVVAALRTARVEWEEGEPRVVPTPLAGQTFVLTGTLSTLGREEAKSRLLALGAKVAGSVSARTRYVVAGADPGSKLERARELGIEVLDEGAFLGLLQRVEGTGRAPGA is encoded by the coding sequence ATGTGTGCTCGCCTGCCAGGGCGCCCGTTCGGGGTCCTCGCAGGCGGGCGCGCCGCACGACCTGTGGCAGACGAATCTCCCACCGCCGTACGCCGGCGCGCTGAAGAGCTGCGCCGGCTCATCGAGCACCACAACTATCTCTACTACGTCCTCGACGCGCCGGAGGTCCCGGACGCCGAGTACGACCGGCTCCTGCGCGAGCTCCAGGACCTGGAGGCGCGCTTCCCCGACCTCGTCGTCTCCGACTCTCCGACCCGGAGGGTGGGGGCTTCGCCCCTGGAGACCTTCGCGGAGGTGGTGCACGAGGTGCCCATGCTCTCCCTCGCCAACGCCTTCAGCGAGGAGGAGGTGAGGGACTTCGACCGGCGCGTGCGCGAGCGCCTGGGGGTGGAGCGGGTCGATTACACGGCGGAGACGAAGATCGACGGGCTCGCCGTGAGCTTTCGCTACGAGGAGGGGCGGCTCGTGCGCGCCGCGACGCGGGGCGACGGCACCCGGGGGGAGGACGTCACCGCCAATGTGCGCACGGTCCGTGCCGTGCCGCTGCGCCTGCGGGGCCATGACCTGCCGGGGCTTCTGGAGGTGCGTGCCGAGGTCTTCATGAACCTCGCGGGGTTCCGGGCGCTCAACGAGCGCCAGCGCGAGCGCGGCGAGAAGACCTTCGCCAACCCGCGCAACGCCGCGGCCGGCAGCCTGCGGCAGCTGGACCCGGCGGTGACCGGCGAACGCCCCCTGACCTTCTTCTGCTACGGGGTCGCCCGTTGCGAGGGGCGGGAGCTCCCCGGCAGGCACAGCGAGGCGCTCCGGACCCTGGCGGGGTGGGGCCTGCGGGTGTCACCCGAGGTGCGCTTGGTGGCCGGGGTCGAGGGCTGCCTTGCCTACTACGCCGAGCTCGGCCGGCGCCGCGAGGCGCTCGACTACGAGATCGACGGGGTCGTGTACAAGGTGGACCGCCTCGACCAGCAGGCGGCCCTCGGGTTCGTGTCCCGCGCGCCGCGTTGGGCGGTGGCGCACAAGTTCCCGGCACGGGAGGAGCTGACCCGAGTCCTGGCGGTCGAGTTCCAGGTGGGGCGCACCGGCGCGCTGACGCCCGTGGCCCGGCTCGAGCCGGTGCGGGTCGGGGGCGCGACGGTGAGCAACGCGACCCTGCACAACATGGACGAGGTGGAGCGCAAGGACGTGCGCGTCGGGGACACCGTGATCGTCCGCCGCGCGGGCGACGTCATCCCGGAGGTCGTCGGGGTGCTCCCGGACCGGCGCCCCGCGGATGCCACGCCGGTGTCGCTGCCGCAGGCCTGCCCGGAGTGCGGGGCCGACGTGGTGCGCGTCGAGGGCGAGGCCGTCGCCCGCTGCAGCGGGGGGCTGTACTGCCCGGCCCAGCGCAAGGAGGCGGTACGCCACTTCGCGAGCCGGCGCGCGATGGACATCGAGGGCCTGGGGGAGAGGCTCGTGGACCAACTGGTGGACCGGGGGCTGGTGCGCACGGTGGCCGACCTCTACGCCTTGAACCCCTCGCAACTCGCGGACCTCGAGCGCATGGGCGAGAAGTCCGCGGAGAACCTGGTCCGCGCGATCGAGCGAAGCCGCCGCACGACGCTCGCCCGTTTCCTCTTCGCGCTCGGCATCCGGGAAGTGGGCGAGGCGACGGCGCGGACGCTCGCCGGCCACTTCGCGTCCCTGGACGCCATCACGGCGGCGGACGAGGAAGCCCTGCAGGGTGCGCCGGACGTCGGGCCCATCGTCGCCCGGCACATCGTCTCGTTCTTCGCCCAGCCCCACAACCGGGAGGTCGTGGCCGCGCTGCGGACCGCGCGGGTGGAGTGGGAGGAGGGAGAGCCGCGGGTCGTGCCCACGCCGCTCGCGGGGCAGACGTTCGTCCTCACCGGGACGCTCTCGACCCTGGGGCGCGAGGAGGCGAAGTCCCGCCTGTTGGCCCTCGGGGCGAAGGTCGCGGGCAGCGTCTCGGCCCGGACGCGCTACGTGGTGGCCGGCGCGGACCCCGGGTCCAAGCTCGAGCGGGCGCGGGAGCTCGGGATCGAGGTCCTGGACGAAGGGGCGTTCCTCGGCCTCTTGCAGCGGGTGGAGGGCACAGGGCGAGCCCCGGGGGCCTGA